A DNA window from Chryseobacterium sp. MEBOG06 contains the following coding sequences:
- a CDS encoding FAD-binding protein — translation MNILSGDHLLSYDYIKSQIEARDRELDNKFSKDTQVNYIRNTRNYLGDKLGRVAAPHKILSPENGPLIAVRLNILTRKTLGGIKTNLNGQVLRQDESIIEGLFAAGEAAGFGGGGMHGYRALEGTFLGGCIFSGMKAGKYIAGLK, via the coding sequence ATGAATATATTGTCAGGCGATCATCTCCTGAGTTATGATTATATAAAATCACAGATAGAGGCAAGAGACAGGGAGCTTGACAATAAGTTTTCAAAAGACACTCAGGTTAACTATATCAGAAATACGCGCAATTATTTAGGTGATAAGCTAGGTCGGGTTGCCGCTCCGCACAAAATACTCTCTCCTGAAAACGGACCATTGATCGCTGTACGCCTTAATATTCTGACCAGGAAAACATTAGGCGGAATTAAGACTAATCTGAACGGACAGGTCTTAAGACAAGATGAAAGCATTATCGAAGGACTCTTTGCTGCAGGAGAAGCCGCAGGATTCGGCGGTGGCGGAATGCATGGTTATCGTGCGCTTGAAGGAACATTTCTTGGAGGATGTATTTTCTCCGGAATGAAGGCCGGAAAATATATTGCCGGATTGAAATAA
- a CDS encoding TlpA family protein disulfide reductase has product MKIRFTVFLLMIISGFVFAQNSKIEVGKKAPEITMAKADGTPFSLSTLQGKLVLIDFWATWCAPCVEEQPELKAFYDTYADHVKNNKFEILGVSLDKNKESWQKAIDRFGINWIQISDLKFWKSPVAKTYEVDELPFNVIINAEGTIIAKNLHGDELSIFLKKTLQ; this is encoded by the coding sequence ATGAAGATTCGTTTTACAGTATTCCTTTTAATGATCATTTCCGGATTCGTTTTTGCCCAGAATAGTAAAATAGAAGTAGGTAAAAAAGCTCCTGAAATTACAATGGCTAAAGCAGACGGAACCCCGTTTTCTCTTTCTACACTGCAAGGAAAGCTTGTCTTAATAGACTTCTGGGCTACGTGGTGTGCGCCATGTGTGGAAGAACAGCCGGAACTGAAAGCATTCTATGATACGTATGCTGATCACGTGAAAAACAATAAATTTGAAATTCTGGGTGTTTCTCTGGATAAAAATAAAGAAAGCTGGCAGAAGGCTATAGACCGTTTTGGTATTAACTGGATTCAGATCAGTGATTTAAAATTCTGGAAAAGTCCGGTTGCCAAGACTTATGAAGTGGATGAGCTTCCTTTTAATGTCATCATTAACGCAGAAGGAACCATTATTGCTAAAAATCTTCATGGAGATGAGCTCAGTATATTTTTAAAGAAGACTTTACAATAG
- a CDS encoding FAD-binding dehydrogenase: protein MNIEETFQPDTIIIGTGLAGLTAAMEITNAGKKVLLLDQETEENIGGQAFWSFGGLFLINSPQQRRMGIKDSYELALQDWKGTAGFDRKEDYWPRKWAEAYLKFAVGEKYEYISKLGIKLMFMVGWAERGDGSATGHGNSVPRFHVSWGTGTGVIRPFVEKAYQAKEKGLLQMKFRRRVTELILENGNVKSVKGDILENDDKERGAETNRNIISQFEYTASNIIIASGGIGANHELVKKNWPERLGKAPENMVCGVPAYVDGKMIGIAENAGADIINRDRMWHYTEGLQNWNPIWPNHGIRILPGPSSLWFDAKGKRLPAPFLPGFDTLGTLKYIQETGFSYSWFILTQKIIKKNLPFPVLSRIRILRIKIILFF, encoded by the coding sequence ATGAATATAGAAGAAACATTCCAGCCTGATACTATCATTATAGGAACCGGACTTGCCGGACTTACTGCTGCAATGGAAATTACCAATGCCGGGAAGAAAGTACTTTTACTAGACCAGGAAACAGAAGAAAATATTGGAGGCCAGGCTTTCTGGTCATTTGGAGGACTTTTTCTTATCAATTCACCTCAGCAGCGGAGAATGGGAATTAAAGATTCTTATGAACTGGCTTTACAGGACTGGAAAGGCACAGCAGGATTTGACCGCAAAGAAGATTACTGGCCCCGAAAATGGGCTGAAGCGTACCTGAAATTTGCTGTAGGTGAAAAATATGAATACATTTCTAAGCTGGGAATCAAACTGATGTTCATGGTAGGCTGGGCAGAACGTGGTGACGGATCAGCAACCGGTCATGGGAATTCTGTTCCCCGCTTCCATGTGAGCTGGGGAACCGGAACAGGTGTTATAAGGCCTTTTGTGGAAAAAGCCTACCAGGCTAAGGAAAAAGGATTGCTGCAAATGAAGTTCAGACGCAGAGTAACAGAACTGATCCTTGAAAATGGAAATGTAAAAAGTGTCAAAGGAGACATTCTTGAGAATGATGATAAAGAAAGAGGTGCTGAGACAAACCGAAATATTATTTCACAATTTGAATATACAGCGTCAAATATTATCATCGCTTCCGGTGGAATTGGCGCCAATCATGAGTTGGTAAAAAAAAACTGGCCCGAAAGATTAGGAAAAGCGCCCGAAAATATGGTGTGTGGAGTTCCCGCTTATGTAGACGGGAAAATGATCGGAATTGCAGAGAATGCAGGTGCTGATATTATTAACCGCGACAGAATGTGGCATTATACGGAAGGTTTACAAAACTGGAATCCGATATGGCCTAACCATGGAATCAGAATTTTACCCGGACCTTCTTCCCTATGGTTTGATGCTAAAGGAAAACGGCTGCCGGCTCCTTTTCTTCCGGGATTTGATACACTGGGGACCTTGAAATATATTCAGGAAACAGGTTTCTCTTATTCATGGTTTATTCTTACCCAAAAAATTATTAAAAAGAATTTGCCCTTTCCGGTTCTGAGCAGAATCCGGATATTACGAATAAAGATTATTCTCTTTTTCTGA
- a CDS encoding SDR family oxidoreductase → MNRYFDNKVIWITGASSGIGEALVKELALNSNAKIIISSRKEEPLYTVAEKAGLSAERYAVLPLDLMNYKDMPAIAAKAIEQFGKIDLLINNAGLSQRSLAIETDIEVDKRLMDIDFIGTAALTKAVIPYMISNGGGQIAVVSSLMGIFGAPMRSGYAAAKHALHGFFDALRAELYDYKILVTIICPGFIQTDISIHAVTGDGSQQGTMDDATRKGMPADVFAKKMLYAVQKRKNQKAIGGKEVMAVYLKRFFPSLLAKVIRKAKVV, encoded by the coding sequence ATGAACCGATATTTTGACAACAAGGTCATCTGGATCACAGGAGCTTCTTCAGGAATTGGAGAAGCTTTGGTAAAGGAACTTGCCCTAAATAGTAATGCCAAAATCATTATTTCCTCAAGAAAAGAAGAGCCATTATATACCGTTGCTGAAAAAGCAGGCCTTTCTGCTGAACGGTATGCTGTGCTTCCTTTAGATCTCATGAACTATAAAGATATGCCCGCTATTGCAGCAAAGGCAATAGAACAATTTGGAAAGATTGACCTTCTTATCAACAATGCCGGACTATCCCAGCGTTCTTTAGCCATAGAAACGGATATAGAGGTAGATAAACGTCTAATGGATATTGATTTTATTGGAACAGCTGCCCTTACTAAAGCAGTGATTCCCTACATGATCAGCAATGGCGGAGGGCAGATTGCTGTTGTATCAAGCCTTATGGGAATATTCGGAGCCCCTATGCGAAGCGGATATGCAGCCGCAAAACATGCTTTACATGGCTTTTTTGATGCTCTACGTGCGGAATTATATGATTATAAAATACTGGTTACTATTATCTGTCCCGGTTTTATACAGACCGATATTTCTATCCATGCAGTAACCGGAGATGGCTCACAGCAAGGCACTATGGATGATGCCACAAGAAAAGGTATGCCTGCGGATGTTTTTGCAAAAAAAATGCTCTATGCTGTTCAAAAACGGAAAAATCAAAAAGCTATTGGAGGGAAGGAAGTAATGGCCGTTTATCTTAAACGATTCTTCCCGTCATTATTAGCTAAAGTAATCCGTAAAGCAAAGGTGGTTTAA
- a CDS encoding SusC/RagA family TonB-linked outer membrane protein — MKYKLKLLSVGVAFFMGSETYFSQGRRDTLKTQNIEGVVVTALGIKREKRSLGYSTQEVKGEDISKNPTTNFLNNLSGKVAGLEIRQSTNFGGSVDAVSRGYKSILGDNQALFVVDGVPIINRNINSSVQQNGFGGYDYGSPVSDINPNDIETINVLKGAAATALYGSRAQNGAIIITTKKGKKNTQGIGLEYSAGISVSTVDQSTFPEYQTEYGQGYWGNHFQSYEGGPLAFTLHDASYGAPYDPDLMVWQYDAFIPDSQNFGKQTPWTIAKNGPVTFFEKGINRTNTIALSGGSDIASFRLSYSNTYATDIFPNSSLSKNNFGGNASYKITDQLTASIFANYIVQSTKGRNTTGYGDNIMGSFRQWWPTNVDIKYQKYLYDTFNKNYSWNIKSPVNLAPNYWDNPYFVRYQNYQNDKRERFAGNFSLNYDLSKNINILGRVGIDGYNMIIEERKAVGSVPAFFSFNPIEQPSGYAVTNLRFTETNYDLIATYKKNITEDLNVQALAGGNINVQTSYSNAQTTSGGLYIPGLYTIANSASSPASPLITDTSKYIYGAFVQASLGYKNTYYLEGTFRRDQSTALPKAKNAYYYPSVSASFVFSNVLKQQWMSFGKFRAAYAEVGSDTAADQLRNRFTVQTSFGNNPVYSYNTTLRNTDLLPQKLKNFEAGTNMQFFKNRIGFDLAWFRNIASDQILPLPISLGTGSGAKIQNTGELTTKGVELSLNAALVRLNDFTWEMGLNWSNPKTKVTALREGIENITIGTLQGGITINAPLHEEYGSIWGADFVYDSSGNKVIGRNGAYLHTDDSNHNLGSFQPDFIAGLTNSFTYKNFNLSFQIDWKKGGKIFSLDQYYGYGTGLYPDSVGLNDLGNPVRNTLANGGGVILPGVMQDPNNPGSYIPNTIRLDRSMSSQTLETDPPVAAFVYDASFIKLRQVSISYTFNKDLFKNIGVQALTLGLTGSNLWIIHKNLPYADPEAGLSSGSIQGYQSGVMPSTRNFAFNLKVNF; from the coding sequence ATGAAATACAAATTGAAGCTTCTGAGCGTGGGGGTTGCTTTTTTCATGGGAAGCGAAACTTACTTCAGCCAGGGAAGGCGGGACACCCTTAAAACACAGAATATTGAGGGAGTTGTAGTGACCGCTTTAGGAATTAAAAGAGAAAAAAGATCTCTTGGCTATTCTACGCAGGAAGTGAAAGGTGAAGATATCAGCAAAAATCCTACGACTAATTTCCTGAATAACCTTTCAGGGAAAGTAGCAGGCCTTGAGATCAGACAATCTACCAATTTTGGAGGTTCTGTAGATGCAGTGTCCAGAGGCTACAAATCTATTCTGGGAGATAACCAGGCTCTTTTTGTTGTGGACGGAGTTCCAATTATCAACAGGAATATCAATTCCAGTGTTCAGCAAAACGGATTTGGAGGTTATGATTACGGAAGTCCTGTTTCAGATATCAATCCCAATGATATTGAAACGATAAACGTTTTAAAAGGGGCTGCTGCAACCGCTTTATATGGATCCAGAGCCCAAAACGGAGCCATTATTATCACAACAAAAAAAGGAAAGAAAAATACGCAGGGTATCGGTCTGGAATATAGCGCAGGTATTTCCGTATCTACCGTAGATCAATCTACATTCCCTGAATACCAAACTGAATATGGACAGGGATATTGGGGAAACCATTTCCAGTCTTATGAAGGCGGTCCTTTGGCTTTTACATTACACGATGCTTCTTATGGAGCTCCTTACGATCCTGATCTTATGGTTTGGCAATATGATGCCTTTATTCCGGATTCCCAGAATTTTGGAAAACAGACTCCCTGGACCATTGCCAAAAACGGCCCGGTAACTTTTTTCGAAAAAGGGATTAACCGAACCAATACTATTGCACTGAGTGGCGGAAGTGACATCGCATCATTCAGATTGAGCTATTCCAATACTTATGCAACTGATATTTTTCCTAATTCTTCGCTCTCAAAGAATAATTTTGGAGGAAATGCTTCTTATAAGATCACAGATCAACTTACTGCCTCCATTTTTGCCAATTACATTGTGCAAAGTACCAAAGGAAGAAATACAACAGGATATGGAGATAATATCATGGGGAGTTTCCGCCAGTGGTGGCCCACGAATGTAGATATTAAGTATCAGAAATACCTCTATGATACTTTTAATAAAAATTATAGCTGGAACATCAAATCTCCTGTTAACCTGGCTCCCAATTACTGGGACAATCCTTATTTTGTAAGGTATCAGAATTACCAGAATGACAAAAGAGAACGTTTTGCGGGGAACTTCAGTCTGAACTACGATCTATCAAAAAATATTAATATTCTGGGAAGAGTAGGTATTGACGGTTATAATATGATTATTGAAGAAAGAAAGGCAGTAGGCTCGGTTCCCGCATTTTTCAGTTTCAATCCTATAGAACAGCCTTCAGGATATGCGGTGACCAACCTCCGTTTTACGGAAACCAATTATGATCTCATTGCGACTTATAAAAAGAATATCACTGAAGATTTAAATGTTCAGGCCCTCGCAGGAGGAAATATCAATGTACAGACCAGCTATTCCAATGCACAGACTACATCTGGAGGACTTTATATTCCGGGGCTTTATACCATTGCCAACTCGGCATCATCCCCTGCAAGCCCCCTCATCACAGATACCTCCAAATATATTTATGGGGCTTTTGTTCAGGCTTCTTTAGGATATAAAAATACCTATTATCTTGAAGGAACTTTCAGAAGAGACCAGTCTACAGCACTCCCAAAAGCAAAGAATGCCTATTATTATCCTTCCGTTTCGGCAAGTTTTGTATTTTCCAATGTACTGAAACAGCAATGGATGAGTTTTGGAAAATTCCGGGCCGCTTATGCTGAAGTTGGTTCTGATACTGCTGCGGATCAGCTGCGGAATAGGTTTACCGTGCAGACCTCATTTGGAAACAATCCTGTATATTCCTACAATACCACATTGAGAAATACTGATCTTCTTCCTCAGAAACTGAAAAATTTTGAAGCAGGAACTAATATGCAGTTTTTCAAAAACAGAATCGGGTTTGATCTGGCGTGGTTCAGAAATATTGCATCTGATCAGATTCTGCCACTTCCCATATCACTCGGAACCGGTTCCGGGGCTAAAATTCAGAATACAGGAGAACTTACTACCAAAGGGGTGGAGTTATCTCTAAATGCCGCTCTGGTGCGGCTCAATGATTTTACCTGGGAAATGGGACTCAACTGGTCCAATCCCAAAACTAAAGTGACCGCTTTACGGGAAGGAATTGAGAATATTACCATAGGTACTTTGCAGGGCGGAATTACGATCAATGCGCCTCTCCATGAAGAGTACGGAAGCATTTGGGGAGCTGATTTTGTATATGACTCCAGCGGGAACAAAGTCATAGGACGAAATGGTGCTTATCTTCATACTGATGATTCTAACCATAATCTTGGAAGTTTTCAGCCGGATTTTATTGCAGGATTAACTAATTCTTTTACCTATAAAAATTTTAATCTAAGCTTTCAGATTGATTGGAAAAAAGGAGGAAAGATATTTTCCCTAGACCAGTACTACGGCTACGGAACAGGACTGTATCCTGATTCTGTTGGTTTAAATGACCTTGGAAACCCTGTCAGAAATACATTGGCTAATGGAGGCGGGGTTATTTTACCGGGAGTCATGCAGGATCCTAATAATCCAGGCTCTTATATTCCCAATACGATCCGTCTGGACCGTTCCATGTCCAGCCAGACTCTGGAAACAGATCCACCTGTGGCGGCATTTGTATATGATGCAAGCTTTATCAAACTACGTCAGGTTTCTATTTCCTACACCTTTAATAAAGATCTTTTTAAAAACATAGGGGTTCAGGCGCTTACTCTTGGATTAACAGGAAGCAATCTCTGGATTATTCACAAAAACCTTCCTTATGCTGATCCGGAAGCGGGACTTTCGTCGGGAAGTATTCAGGGATATCAATCCGGGGTTATGCCTTCCACAAGAAATTTTGCATTCAATCTGAAAGTTAATTTTTAA
- a CDS encoding LytR/AlgR family response regulator transcription factor, translating to MIHSKPKKYNCIIVEDEPIAAEILESFISRDKELNLVGKCADAVYASSLLTIHEVDLMFLDLHLPVVKGFDFLRKLKNPPFVIVTTAYHQYAVEGYELDIADYLMKPIPYDRFLAAIGKFKYLMEAEDALLEVADREHIFISSGKKQVKIILQDIFYIESLREYINIHTKAETFTFKMPISKIEESLNPRLFTRIHKSYIISKSKIDMKSASIIQINGKKLPIGRTYKPSLEL from the coding sequence ATGATACATTCAAAGCCTAAAAAATACAACTGCATTATTGTAGAAGACGAACCTATTGCCGCTGAAATTCTGGAAAGCTTCATTTCCAGAGATAAAGAGCTTAATCTGGTAGGGAAGTGCGCTGATGCAGTATATGCCAGCAGTCTTCTTACTATTCATGAGGTAGACCTTATGTTTCTGGATCTTCATCTTCCGGTAGTGAAAGGTTTTGATTTTCTGAGGAAATTGAAAAATCCCCCATTCGTTATTGTCACCACAGCCTATCATCAGTATGCTGTAGAGGGGTATGAGCTGGATATTGCTGATTATCTGATGAAGCCTATTCCATATGATCGTTTTCTGGCAGCTATAGGAAAATTCAAGTATTTAATGGAAGCGGAAGATGCTTTACTTGAAGTTGCAGACCGGGAGCATATTTTTATCAGCAGCGGAAAAAAACAGGTTAAAATTATTCTTCAGGATATTTTCTATATTGAAAGCTTAAGGGAATACATTAATATTCACACGAAAGCTGAAACATTCACTTTTAAAATGCCAATCAGTAAAATAGAGGAAAGTTTGAACCCCAGGCTTTTTACCCGCATTCACAAGTCTTATATTATTTCCAAATCAAAAATTGACATGAAGTCTGCCAGCATCATTCAGATCAATGGGAAAAAACTTCCGATCGGCAGAACCTATAAGCCCTCACTGGAGCTTTAA
- a CDS encoding sensor histidine kinase, translated as MKSDKKSKLQIHLLFWILYYMLEAYLDFYWSRYQFPDFKWQLRIQNTLVLELGYLLIKIPLAYSLLYVYEKMNIRSFFKYVLYIVIIVAAVFGHRFFTHYIIYPYIYGIIETLDGKQPSGYMNGFVVFNSFMDLIFMVGLVFGVEITRQKNLLKEQFSQLKSEKLDQELTMLKAQINPHFLFNTLNNIYGMALKKADETPDVILQLSKVMRYNIYEAAEKTISLEKDIENIKDFIQIQKIRHRHLTVDLTVDMDNLSQKISPLILIQFVENAFKHGVSESLGESFIHIDIRLKDGILTYFIENSKEERSVEHSTKIGVKNIHRQLELLYPKHTLSVENKSDRYIVKLTIDFHDTFKA; from the coding sequence TTGAAATCTGATAAAAAATCCAAGTTACAGATTCATTTGCTGTTTTGGATATTGTATTATATGCTGGAGGCTTATCTCGACTTTTACTGGTCCAGATATCAGTTTCCGGATTTCAAATGGCAGCTTCGGATTCAGAATACACTTGTTCTGGAGCTGGGATATCTTCTGATTAAAATTCCGCTTGCTTACAGTCTGCTGTATGTGTATGAGAAGATGAATATCAGAAGCTTTTTCAAATATGTTCTTTACATAGTGATCATCGTGGCAGCTGTCTTCGGACACCGTTTTTTTACGCATTATATCATTTATCCTTACATCTATGGTATTATAGAAACGTTGGATGGCAAGCAGCCGTCAGGATATATGAATGGGTTTGTGGTATTCAATTCATTTATGGATCTTATTTTTATGGTAGGATTGGTCTTTGGTGTTGAGATAACAAGACAGAAAAACCTTCTGAAAGAGCAGTTTTCACAGTTGAAATCAGAAAAGCTGGATCAGGAATTAACAATGCTGAAGGCTCAGATCAATCCGCATTTTCTGTTCAATACACTCAATAACATTTATGGAATGGCTTTAAAAAAAGCCGACGAAACACCTGATGTCATTCTGCAGCTTTCAAAAGTGATGAGGTACAACATCTATGAGGCAGCAGAAAAAACCATTTCTCTGGAGAAAGATATTGAAAACATTAAGGATTTTATACAAATTCAGAAAATCCGCCACCGCCATCTTACAGTAGATCTTACGGTAGATATGGATAATCTTTCTCAGAAAATTTCTCCTCTTATATTGATTCAGTTTGTGGAAAATGCTTTTAAACATGGTGTTTCAGAAAGCCTGGGAGAAAGTTTTATTCATATTGATATCCGGCTGAAAGACGGAATCCTTACTTATTTTATTGAGAACTCAAAAGAAGAAAGATCTGTAGAACATTCAACTAAAATAGGAGTAAAAAACATCCACAGACAGCTTGAACTGCTTTATCCCAAACACACTCTTTCTGTTGAAAATAAAAGTGACCGTTATATTGTAAAACTAACCATAGATTTCCATGATACATTCAAAGCCTAA
- a CDS encoding phosphatase PAP2 family protein has translation MKKQFQKKWMYLAVLISVFSNVNAQNNKDTITVQETKQDSIVSIQQNKLNYKSLIIPAVFIGYGVAGLSMNNLRQLNISTKTEINEHQPGRTILDNYTQYAPAVMVYGFNAAGIKGKHNLRDRTIIYASSQLIAAAFTMPLKYLVKEERPDGSNTLSFPSGHAATAFSSAQFMFREYRDTNFWLSLSGYPFAVFTGVYRMVNDKHWLGDVVAGAGFGILSTELAYWLFPRIDTILRGKDKTKNKLSSTMVMPFYQNKTLGIGLVKNF, from the coding sequence ATGAAAAAGCAATTTCAAAAAAAATGGATGTATTTAGCTGTCTTAATTTCAGTTTTCAGCAATGTGAATGCTCAAAACAATAAAGATACGATTACGGTTCAGGAAACAAAACAAGACAGTATTGTAAGTATTCAGCAAAATAAACTGAATTACAAAAGCCTGATTATTCCCGCCGTATTCATTGGCTACGGGGTTGCCGGATTATCTATGAATAACCTGAGACAACTTAATATATCTACCAAAACCGAAATCAATGAACACCAGCCGGGCCGTACAATATTGGATAATTATACCCAGTATGCCCCTGCTGTAATGGTATATGGCTTCAATGCAGCCGGGATAAAAGGAAAGCATAATCTGAGAGACCGTACAATCATCTATGCCTCTTCACAGCTTATCGCTGCAGCATTCACAATGCCTTTAAAATATCTGGTGAAAGAAGAAAGGCCAGACGGGTCAAATACGTTGTCTTTTCCTTCAGGACACGCTGCCACAGCATTTTCTTCTGCGCAGTTCATGTTTAGGGAATACAGAGATACCAATTTCTGGTTAAGCCTTTCAGGATATCCGTTCGCTGTTTTTACCGGGGTATACAGGATGGTGAATGATAAGCACTGGCTGGGAGATGTAGTTGCAGGAGCGGGTTTTGGAATTCTTTCTACAGAACTGGCTTATTGGCTGTTTCCCAGAATTGATACTATACTGAGGGGGAAAGATAAAACGAAAAATAAGTTGTCATCTACAATGGTTATGCCTTTTTACCAGAACAAAACGCTGGGAATAGGATTGGTGAAAAACTTTTAA
- a CDS encoding DoxX family protein, with product MKNNFFLRFALSVILLMHSTMSIFSGDINNFGLQYLDAIGFSPVGLYIAWTVKLTHLVSVPLLWLDRYIKPVAICNILIFVFGIYYVHWQNGWFVVGGGTNGAEFNFLLIFCFLNLMFPKIRLKKTS from the coding sequence ATGAAAAATAATTTCTTCCTTCGTTTTGCGCTGTCAGTTATTTTACTGATGCATAGTACAATGTCTATTTTCAGTGGTGATATCAATAATTTTGGACTACAGTATCTGGATGCCATAGGATTTAGTCCGGTAGGGCTTTATATAGCATGGACAGTCAAATTAACTCATCTTGTCTCTGTACCTTTGCTCTGGCTGGACCGTTACATCAAACCGGTAGCCATCTGTAATATTTTGATTTTTGTTTTTGGGATTTACTATGTCCATTGGCAAAATGGCTGGTTCGTAGTTGGAGGAGGGACTAACGGCGCTGAATTTAATTTCCTGCTGATATTTTGCTTTCTGAATCTTATGTTCCCAAAAATTCGTTTAAAAAAAACATCATAA
- a CDS encoding rhodanese-like domain-containing protein, which produces MKYLFIIACFVCSTFSQAQQKSDPWKDSQLMDPALLASRIEKKKTKDLVIISVGPEAIIKGSVDIGPTHEPENLEKLRNYLKNVPKDREIVIYCGCCPFVKCPNIRPAFNLLMEMGFKNAKLLNLPKNIKTDWLDKDYPTND; this is translated from the coding sequence ATGAAGTATTTGTTTATCATTGCGTGCTTTGTCTGCTCTACATTCAGTCAGGCACAGCAAAAATCTGATCCATGGAAAGACAGCCAACTTATGGATCCTGCACTTCTTGCATCCAGAATTGAAAAAAAGAAAACAAAAGATCTGGTTATTATCTCGGTGGGGCCTGAAGCTATTATTAAAGGTTCGGTAGATATCGGGCCTACCCATGAACCTGAAAACCTTGAAAAACTAAGAAATTATCTTAAAAATGTCCCTAAGGATAGAGAAATTGTAATCTATTGCGGATGCTGTCCTTTCGTAAAATGTCCAAATATTCGTCCGGCATTTAATCTGCTGATGGAAATGGGGTTTAAAAATGCAAAACTTCTTAATCTTCCTAAAAATATTAAAACAGATTGGCTAGATAAAGATTATCCTACAAATGACTAA